The Clostridia bacterium sequence AAACTAAATCATCAAGTAAACTTTATTTAAAAATAGCTCCTGTTTATTCTGAACGGCAAATTTGGGAAAAACTTGCCCCCTTGGTGGAAACCTATACAGGTGACACTCCCCTTTATTTATATTTTCCCGCTGAGGAAAAATTAGTAAAAAGCATGCGGCATTATTGGGTAAAAGTAGTTCCTGACTTAATTCAAGAATTACAAAAACTGCCGGGGATTGATGCAGTTAGTGTAGTGCAGGAAGATGGAGGTATTTAGATGAGAATAGCAGTTTATCCGGGAACTTTTGATCCGGTAACTAATGGTCATATTCATATTACTGAGAGGTCTTGTAAGCTTTTTGATCAAGTAATTATTGCCGTAGCCACTGAAACCTATAAGTGTAATTTGTTTACTTTAGAGGAGCGAATTTTTATGATTGAGGAAAGTATTAGTCATTTACCTAATGCTGCTGTGGAAAGTTTTTCCGGTTTGCTAGCCAATTTTGCTAGTGAAAAAAATGCGATTGCCTTGATTAGGGGGTTGCGAGCTGTTTCCGATTTTGAATATGAAATGCAAATGGCAGCCATGAATAAACATTTAAACTATGATTTGGAAACTGTTTTTTTAATGACCTCAGGCAAGTATTCTTTTCTTAGTTCTAGTATTATTAAGCAGGTAGCTTTAATTGGAGGCAATGTGGAAGGATTGGTCCCACCGATTGTCATTGAATACATTAAAAAAAAGTGTCGGGAAATGAATAATAAATAGGGAGGGATTGACTTGCAGGAGAAAAAATTAGTTTTAGGTGACTATATTATAATTAAAGCTAAAGAAAATGGTGTGACTATTATTGGTTTAACCAGAGGGGAAGCCACTAAATTTCATCATACGGAAAAGTTGGACCAGGGTGAAGTCATGTTGGCACAATTTACGGAACATACTTCGGCGATTAAAATCAGAGGAAAGGCACTAATTATGACTAAACATGGTCAGCTTGAATCCGGTGAATAGGGGGTATTTTTATGTGGACGGTGGTTTATATTGCTCCAAATAAAATAATTGCCGAACAACTTAAATTACTTTTACAAAATGAAGGGATCATTGTACTTTTGCGGTCAGTAGGTGTTCCCCATTTGGGAGATTCAGGTGCCGTGGAAATATTAGTCCCAGAAACAGAAGCAGAAGAGGCCAGTCAAATTTTAACTTTTTCGGCTGCTAATTTTCCCTATTCCTAAAAACTTACTGAAGATTCAATGATGTTTGCTTTCAGGATTAAAATTGAGGTGAGGAAATGACATATCAAAGTCGCTTACAGGATAAATTTATGGATCAACTTATTGAAGCCATTTTATCTTTAAAAAATAAGGAAGAAGGTTATCGCTTTTTTGAGGATTTATGTACGGTTGCGGAATTAAAAGCTATGTCCCAGCGTTTAGCTGTGGCTAAGATGTTGAAACAGGATTTAACTTATACAGAAATTGCTGCTTCTACCGGAGCTAGTACGGCTACAATTAGCCGTGTAAAAAAATGTTTATATTTTGGTGCAGATGGTTATCGCCTTGTTTTAAAACGTTTGGCTGCAAATTCGGGTTGACAAAAGGTTTGTTGTTTAGATAGAATTGACTCATCTAACATGTTAGCACTTTAATGGGATAAAGGGGTGGGGCAATGCTTGTACAAGGACAAAAAAAAGTACCACCAGGAATGCGGGATTGGCTTCCAGGGGAGGCTTTTCAAAAACGTGATTTAATTAACCGTTTTTTAACTCATTTTTCTTTATGGGGTTATCAAGAAATAAATACACCCCTATTAGAATATTATCAAACCTTTTCTGATGCTGGAAAAGGCAGTGAATTGGAACAAATTTATAAATTAATTGATCGTGATGGTCAAATTTTAGCTCTACGACCGGAAATGACATTACCTATTACTCGAGTTGTCAGTAGTAAGTTATCGGAAAAATATCCTCAACGTTTGATGTATGGGGGAGAAGTTTTTCGTTATGAAGAAATACAAACTGGCCGACAGCGGGAATTTACACAGGTAGGAGTAGAATTATTAGGTGCTTCTGGACCGGCAGCTGACAGTGAAGTATTGGCTTTAGCCATTGAGGCTTTAACGGCAATTGGTTTAACAGATTTTACTATTAGTTTGGGTCATACTGGTGTTTTAAAAGGACTTTTGGCCAGTTTGAATTGGGAAGAAACTGCTTTAT is a genomic window containing:
- a CDS encoding DUF2007 domain-containing protein gives rise to the protein MWTVVYIAPNKIIAEQLKLLLQNEGIIVLLRSVGVPHLGDSGAVEILVPETEAEEASQILTFSAANFPYS
- the coaD gene encoding pantetheine-phosphate adenylyltransferase, with product MRIAVYPGTFDPVTNGHIHITERSCKLFDQVIIAVATETYKCNLFTLEERIFMIEESISHLPNAAVESFSGLLANFASEKNAIALIRGLRAVSDFEYEMQMAAMNKHLNYDLETVFLMTSGKYSFLSSSIIKQVALIGGNVEGLVPPIVIEYIKKKCREMNNK
- the mtrB gene encoding trp RNA-binding attenuation protein MtrB produces the protein MDLQEKKLVLGDYIIIKAKENGVTIIGLTRGEATKFHHTEKLDQGEVMLAQFTEHTSAIKIRGKALIMTKHGQLESGE